Below is a genomic region from Molothrus aeneus isolate 106 chromosome 5, BPBGC_Maene_1.0, whole genome shotgun sequence.
atccAAATCAAAATTTGCCTATGCCACCCTAAGGTTCCAAAAACGCAGGACTATCATGAAACTTACCAAAAATAAGCCTGTGTTAAACACTAAGAAAGATAAAAGATCAAATGCTTTGATTACTAAAAACATGATGTCAGCACTTTTTGAGCCAGCAGGGCAGCTATCTTGACTTCCCTGAGCTACTGATAGTTCTTGTAAACATCTCATGACCTGGAGCAGCACCTTAGAAAGTGCAGAATTTCCTATGGCTTCCAGAAATACATAGAAACACCAAGGAGGCCACTTGGGTTGGATCTACTCAGTCATAGTTTAAGTAGGAAGTAGGAGCAGCAGTGTGGATACAGGATGTGGATAATAAGAACAGTGTGGGTATCTCCTGATGCTTAGCATGGAGTCccaccaggagagcagggagcacaggggtACCTGgcctgccccagggcttccCAAAACACTCCCTTGGGATGGAGAGACAAgaccccagctccctgggctgcagctgatGGCTCAATCAATCCTTCATGCCCCACACAGGTCCCTCTATCTGACCCAACCCcagggaatcccagaatgggtcAGGCAGGAAGGGAGCACAGGGCTCATCTGCTCTGACCTCgctgctcaggcagggccatgccagagcacagggcacagggatgtgcccagacacttctggaatatctccagtgagggagactccacagcctctctgcacaatctgctccagtgcttgggcactgcacaggacagaaattcctcctcatgttcaggtggagcTTCCTGGGCATCAGTTTCTTCCCTTTGCCCTCTattgctgggcaccaccaagcagagcctggtccatcCACCCCCTCTTTAGAGATTTATATCCATTAATAAAGTCCCCTCTCAGacatctctttttccttccagtACCTTAAGGGAACTTGCAGGATAGATAGAGCAAGACTATTTACAAGAGATTGTAGTGACAGCACAAGGGGGAAGGGGTTCAAAGTCGGTTTAgatagatattaggaagaaattttttcttgtgagggtggtgaggccctggcacaggctgcccagagaagctgtggctgccccatccctggaggttggaaggggcttggagcaccctggtctaTAGGAGGGTGTCCTTACCCATAGCAGGGGATTGGAACCagaagatctttaaggtccctcctaacccaaaccattctgtgctCCCCGAGGCTTAAGAGGCCCAGCACCCTCAGCTCTTCCAGTCCCTTAACACGCTCGGAGCCCTGCACTGGACCCgttccaggagctccatgtctctccgGAAGcagacacagcactccaggtgagccccggcagggctgaggggaggagcaggataCCCTCCCTCGCCCCACACTCCTCCCAGCCGCTCCCACACGCTCCCCTAATGCCCGCACCGCCTGTCCcagcccccgccgcccctcacCGCCCACACCTGCGGATGGTGACTGCCTTGAAGAGCGGGTACCACACGGAGAACTGGCAGTGCGCCACCTGCtccttcttcatcctcctcttcctcctcctcctcagcgcGGCCGCTCCCGGAAGCTCCCGCTCCGCCCGGAACCTCCCGCGCAGCTCCGGGCGCCGCCCGGCGCCATCGCCGGCGCAcagggcccggccccgccccgccgcctcAGCGCTGCCCGGAGCCGGCGGCGCCCGGAGCGTCCCCCGGCGCTGCCTtcgctctgccctgcccaggagtGGCTGAGTAACGCCTTATCCTTGTAGGTTCTGCTGTCCTCCCTGTGCCCGCGTGTGCCCTGCATGGAGCTGTTTCATAGATGTtaaggggctggaagggatcttaaagatcatccagttccaatcACCCCTTGCCACGGGCGGGGACGCCTCCCATGAGACCGGGTTGCTCAAGGCTTTATCCGACCTGGCATCCACggctccctgggcagtctgttctggtgtctcaccaccctcacagtaaaggatttcttccttatttctcacctaaatttcccctctttcaatttGTACCCATTACCCCTTGTTCTATTACTGCAGTTCTGATGAATAGGTCCTTTCTGGCTTCCCTATAGCTCCTCCAGGTGCTGGAAGGTGCTctgaggtctccacacaaccttctcCACTTTCCTCAGCCTTTGtaggggagctgttccagtccTTTTATCAACTtcgtggcctcctctgggctcgctctgacagctccatgtccttgtAGTGTTTGGGACACAGaactgtgcacagagctccaggtgggctctcacaAGAGCAGGGGAGAGGGGCGGaagctttggatgcagccccgAGCTCACACTGTCAGCTCGTGTTTTTTATCAACCACTATTTCATTTTGCTGAGTCCCAAGTCAGGCATTAACAGAGTAGAATGGGGGATATATAAGCCCCGTGGTTCAGCTGTTGTGTCCCCTGCATGGCGTTGTTTCCTCCTGTGCCCTCACATCTGCAGTCTGGGGATGTCTCCCCTGTAGCcttgatattttctgaaaaatcctttcctaaggatttttcctcctgagaagctgagaggctcaggaacaaaatgtaaacagtgattatctgctgctgtggaatgcaacaggtggatctgggatttgtctcatgtggttgtttctaattaatggccaatcacagtcagctggcttggacagagagtccgagacacaagcctttgttattcattcttcttttgctattcttagctagccttctgatgaaatcctttcttctattcttttagtatagttttgatatatatatatcatataatcataaatcaagccttctgaaacatggagtcagatcctggtctcttccctcttcctcagacccctgtgaacacggtcagaCTCCCCAGCTGTGTGACACCTCAGCTGTTGGGAAGTTTCATAACACCATGGGGCTGCCTCTCACCCTCTTCTGCTTCTGGGAGAAAATCCTTGTTTGCTTTGCAGTTACTTGCCCATGTTTTATTTGGCACTCGGTGGGTCATCCATGCTTCCAGATACCGtgataaaaatgaaacattctCCCCCTacttttctccctcccctcaACTTAATTGACCCTAAATTGATTTTGTTTCTAGAGTCATAACACTAAAGTGCAGGTAACAAGTTTAAAGTACCTTAGGAGTTTTAAATGTTTATCTTCAGTTTAGATAACTCAGAGTGCTGTTGGTTAAATCGTGCATAAAATGTTGTCAGTGTCTCTTTTGCACATTCTTTATAGGAAAATCTGTATTTCGTTTGACCTTGACCTTGAATTTGCCATGGGACCCCCATTGCTGAGCTTCTATTAAATCTGGTTGCTGTCAGCTGGAATGTGTATTTGGATCAGAGAATGTCTTCTGAAAAGTGATTTAGGAAAGCTAATCCATCTATCTAAGTATGAATATTGAAGTATTGTTCTGATATCTTGACTTCTCTCTCCAACTGATTCACAGATCTCGGCTGGCTTAAGATTTTAACTGCTGGGAAGGATAATTTGGGAACTGTAGAATGGCTGGATGCTGCCTTGAAGGAAGCCACTCAATAAAGAAATAAGCAATGGGAATAAAGTTACATGTTTTATAAATGGCATGGCTTTTCGGGACAGAATTTGACCAGAGTTTTGAAATAAATGGAAGAAGTAGCGTGATTTGCCAGAAGTACACTCTAACATTGGGCACAAAAACTACCAGACAAAgtagaaaacatttattttcccccataATTGATAGTTTGAGTGCTGTTGATTTATGTTAAGGCAGCTGATAAATGTGAGCACTTTGACATATTCTTAACATTGCATTTATAACAATTAAAAAGGCGTATTCTTAGAGCACATGTAATCTTAAATCAGGTAGCCAGGCTGCTGTATCAGCTGCATTGAATTTTTAACTCAGATGAACTCATATTTATATGCAGAGTGAATTTTATGAGGTAGAAGAACTGCAAGACAAGGCATGTTCTGAAAGCTAAATAGGCCTTTAGAAACCTCACATTTTAGtgttacatttaattttcagttgcAGCTAATTTTGTTTATGAACAGGAGACGTTACCATCCTTGACAGCATGACTAACGTGAGATGCCAGAATTGCAGCCTTCGTTTAACCAAACAGTATTTCAGCTTTCTAACAGCAGAAATTCTCACTTCTGTGCTGCCAACTGAATCTGGACAAAAATACTGTTTTGGTGGAACTTCTAAAAATGTCACTATACATAGAGTTACTGCACCCACTTGTGGAGGAGACCCAAACTACAGAAGCTGGGCTAGATCAGCACTCCCCTCTCTTTGAGATGTTCACCCATTTTAGGTTTCAGTGATAATTCAAACCACTGAAACtgtgtatttttgttgttgttataaGTAGCAAGTCACTGCTGAATCTCTCAGGAGAGAACAAGCTGTTTTGAAAACAACTTCTGCCATGAGatgagtatttatttttatatggcAGTATATATATCTGCCATGctctagtattttttttttttcatgatacAGCTGTGGTAATCCACATTTGGGAAAGATACACTGATATTTGTGCAGAAGGATTGGGGTGATCAATGGAACAGGATTTCCTGTGAGGAGAGAGTAAAAGAGGAAGTAAAAGAGGAAGACTTTCCTGTGAGGGGAGAGTAAAAGAGCAAGACTTAGCCCAATCCAAAGACAACTTTAACAAGGCTATGGTTCACTCTCTACTCCTTTGATATATTTATATTGACAATGCAAAAGGCTATAATTCATCCCAAATGTAGGAGGTGAATTTGCTGTAGCTGGGTATGTAAggcttttgtgtttttaaagacaCCACACAGAGCCTCCTTTGACTGTTTCTCCTGGGCTGTGCTTCTTTTGCCTGTGTTTGGTGGGAAGCTTCATCTTGTATTTGAGAGTCACAGCATGGGACATGGCCCTTGTCCAGAGAAAACTCTTCAATCCTAAGAGAGGGGAGTTCCAAACATTGGAACAGCTGACTGAACTGAAGTGGGGTAGTGGTAAGGTAGATAATAAAACTGTAGATTTGAAAAGGAGCTTCATTGCCTTAAAAGAATATtatagaatttttatttttttttatttttttaaggaacagAATTTGGTTTAACAGGTTAAGGTTTCTTTTCAAGACTTATGTTGCCTTAAACCAGTCTTCACATTTGACTTCTATCACCAACTTCACCTAAAACCACTTTCTTAAGAATTAAGAGAGAGCCTGCCCGTTGTACAGACcaaggaaattatttcatgtACTTTAGTTTTACTCCTGCTGATAACCAGAAATATTTAGTCCTACCTGTTCCTTTTAGCTACTTTCTGCAAGCACATGTCAATCCAGTATGTAAGAAAGCTGATTGTTGCCCTTTCATGTTTCACTGGTGTGCAACAGATGTTACCACAAAAGAGATAAAGATGAAGTAAAAAATGAAAGTGCTGAAGTTGGGTGTGACTGAGAAGCTTTTCACACACTTTGGTGCTGTTCTTTGCTAGAGACCACACAGAGCCTTATTAATCCATAGCTGAAGTCATGGAAAGATTCTTTTTGACTTTTTGGAAAGATTATGACCGTCAATGCTATGGATGATTGAGATCTTTAAGATTATCTCATCTCATCTCTCCTGGTGTTTAAACTGATTTGTTTCTTGTCACTGCCTTTTGCTTATGgttcattattattttcaggATTTCAGTATTAAGTTAATATCAGAGATGGTTTCCCTGGTGTaagtttctgtgctgaaagtGCCCTGTAGTTCCACAGTGACACAGGGTCAGTCTCtaatacatatttttctctgctgtctgCTGTGTCTTTaggctggaactggatggggGGAATGCATAATCTCACTTTCCTGGGGATGCAGGCTGAGGCACAAGCTGCAGGTGCAGAGCCTTGCTTTGGGcactttttaaatggaaattctGCCTTTTGCATGGTGTTGGACACATCATTCCCAGTAAGAGACTCATGCCACGGTCACACCAGCCCCATGTGCTGCCCCATGGTTTTTGACCTTGTTTTTAGTGGAAGGATTGAGTCATTTACGTGTCTGTTTGTGATGGAAGCTGGAGGTAGGTTCTAGttcttatttttaatagcaGACAGTTTTTACCACTGAAGTCCTCTTGGTATAAGggggctttgttttttttttggacttTCACAGTGGAGTGCACAGTCCTGTTGTCCAGACACTGTTGACAGAGCATTTCACCCAGATCAGAATGCCACTATTTGAAATGCATTATTGTCTGTATGTGTGTCTGACATTTGAAGACACTTAACTAAGTGTCTTCAGCTGGCCTAGCTACCTGACAGCTGATAGGACTATTGAAATTATACAAGTCAGTGATCTGACCCAAATTTACATTTCTCCTTTGAATTATTTGGCTCTGAAATCACTGGGTGGAGCTGAAAGCATGAATTGAACATGCCATCACACGTCCCTGACTTCCTCCAACAAGCTATATTTGTTAATTTACGATGCAGAAATGAACCTTTTAACTTTACACTGAAAGCAAATATTGATTTTGTTTCATATATATCTGGACTTTgcacaggagggaaaaaacctgACATTGTGAAAATGGCAGCTGAGACATCCACAGAAGTTGCAAAAACAGCTAAACAGTCCGTGCTTAAGGAAGAGGTACAGCATGCTTGGGTTGGGCACTTTTTGTTGTTAAATAACAATTATTTGTGAGTTTGTGAGTGCAGAGTACAAAATGCTAGAGGGGctggattttcataaaaaggtaaaaaaaaaattcttcatgatTGTCAGAGAGTTTAAAAGGTGTGACATTCCTCTTTATTGAAATAATTATACAAATTATCAATAAGGAGAGAGAAATCTACAGAAATCTACAGTGTAGCATTATTTTAagctgcttctcttttttttcagattttgcatCTGTTTCTTGTATTGTCTCTTCAGGAGGTTTTTCAGTGTTCAGAAATAATGCTGATATCTCTGAGAGACTTTACAAATTGGTGGGTTATGAAACTCAGCAacaattttctctttcaaacagttttctgtttctttaagGTGGCAAAGCACCAAGGGTTGCTTTAACATTTAGGATTGTACCACGTTTGATGTTTGCTGAAAGGATTTGAATTTAGACAATTGCTGTTTCAGAGACATCAGTAAGGAAGCAGTAAGAATAATAGCAGTCCTAAGAAAGGATTCTGGAGCTACTTCATTCTTATTAGAAGCACCTTCACCCTAAACTGcctgtatttatttctgttcccTTTAAAGTGAACTCTTAAAAGTTAGTCTTTGGTGTTCAGGCAGGTTTGGCagtgtcctgctcctgctgtaacacaaatgtgatttcttttatttgttcttcATGGAGTGAAAACACTCTTGGAATTTCTTTCGATTCCACAGCACAAGGAAAGAGATTTGTTTGTATTATGTCTTTTCTCTTaggcatttttttaatatgaatatTTCACAAGCATAAAGGATTAAATTTTTGTaatcttttggggttttctatTAAGAGCTGGGTATTTTGCAggcagcattttcattttaccctcttttggtttggttttatatcgtttggtttttttttgtttgtttgtttggtttgttgtttggggtttttttgtaatgtttcttagttattctcttttttaaacaaTGTGCTCTTTCATATCACTGGAAATTTATTATTAGATCTTACATATTTTAAGCTGTTTACTTTCTTCAATCATTTTGTGGGCTTAATACAGAGAAGTATTTACTTTCTTTCTGCCAGTGGCTCTTATATCAGAAGTGGTTCTGTAACTGTGCAGTAACAGTGTGGTCTGATGCTGGATTATCTTCCATGAAAGTGGGAGCTGATCTTactttattcttcctttttgtGGGAAGGCACATTCAGGCTGGTATAAGCAGATGTTTTTTGCCCATCAAAGTAAtagacaaagaaataaaaataactcattttaaaagaagttaCAGTAAAAGAAGCAAACTTCTAGGCTAATATCTagggatttttctcttttaaatgaaTAGCATCAAAGATGAGGAAACATCATAGGGAAAATAAACTCACTTAGCCCAGAAAAGGCATTTGGTCATAGTGTTAATGCCAAGCACTCATTCAGCAGCTCTGAATGAGTTAAGGGGCAGATATGTGTCACTAAAGGGCAGATATGTGTCActctcagagctgcagagtACAGCAGTTACACAAGGGCAGGAAAAGCTTCAGGGTAGCTTGGTTTTCAGTCTTGCATGCTCAGCTTTTGGGCTGCTCTCTGCTAAGGGGGCACTCGTGAGCACCAGTGTAGCTGAAGTCTCTGGGCTGCACTGAGACCCTTCTGCAGCTGATATGTTACCCTTGCAAAATCCTACCAAAAAATTAGGACTTTGCAGTACATAAAATCTCACTGAATTCATCAAAACTTGGTTATAAAACCAAGAAAGATGTTAAGATGTTTCATGTTAAGAAAAGCTACTGTCTTGGggttatatttttattcatattcAATAAtttagagtaattttttttctgtgttagcAACAGGAATGCTGTTGCACATTCCTGCATGTAGTGGGATGctgaaatttttcttcaaaagaacttaaaaaaattgtGCTGTTTCTCCCAATTCTTTGGGATTAATTTTATAATGTATTTAACAAAGAATTCTCTATTTTAGGTAATTGTAGAAAGACAATGGTTGAAGCTTTCAGAAACAACTTACACTGATCCCTTTGGGAAAACCAGGTAATTGCCTCTCTGGTGTTCCAGATTCCCAATTGCACAGACTGGGCCCAGCCTAGAGAGATGAGCATTACAAACACATCCCTCCAGACAGGATGAGAGCTATTCACTGTGAGGTTCCTTCAGAGTTCCTGCTCTTCAGAGGGGAGAATCTTTCTCAGGCAGACGTGCAAGCATTGGGATTGAATTTGGCTCCTAAATCCTCTTGGGCACATTGGACTTGTGCTGCATTTCCAGTTCTTTGGAAGGATGTTACACAGAAGCAAGTTCCAGCTGTGCAGCTACTCTGTGACAATCAAGAGTCCATCCTGTGGCTTTTCTGGTTCTTCATTGTGGGCTCCTTCTTCCCTGCTGGTGGAGCTGGATTCTCCATATTATTGACAAATTAATGtccttaattaaaataaaattgtatgtTATCATTTCTGTCCAATTCTTTTGTACTCTTTAGTTTTGCTGTGTTTAGGTAGGTGTTACAACATGCTGTTGTAACATGTTCCCTCCCCTTAATGTGTTAGATTCTGTACTGATTGCTCTCTCTAGTGCCTCCCACTTCATCAGCAGAGTGTCCTCTTAAAATTAGCAAGATTGGATTTTTTGTGTAACTAAAATGAActattttctctctcccccttaAGTAGGCAAAAGAAAACTATACTATAGACATTTTATAGTGCCAGTGTATGACAGGGCCTGCCTATGGCCTGCTGCTTCTTACCAGGCCCCACTGTGTGATGGTACATTTTGCTTTAAGTGAAAGTAGCAGGAATAGAAGATGATTTATATATTCATTTGTGATTTTCTCTGTTTAAACAGAACTTGGGAAACTGTAAAGCGTACTGGGAACAAAAAGGGAGTTACAGCTGATGGTAAGAATTGGtggctttttctctttgcattttttcctgtgaaagtTCTTCTGATAAGCTGACAATGCAGATTTTGAGCTGATCTGTTCCTGAATGACTGAGGATGTGGAGCAGTGGCTTGGCAGAGCTGGCTATACCCTGAGCCAATGAAAGGCTAACTGAAGTGCTCAAGAATCAGAACCTTACTGGTGGCAATGCTTTCCCATGGTCACTTTGTTCACTTTAAAATGATGGAGCACTTCCTAAGACATCAGGGGTGCCCTGACACAGAGTAGCTCTCAAACTGGTGATTGGGTCTACTGTTAGGGGCCAAGGGGCTCTTTGGGACATGATTTAGAAATGGTGGGTAGAGAGTTCCCTACAGAGGCTTTCAAGCAGTTCTGGTAGGCAAGAGAGCCCTTCCCTGAGGCTCAGTCTTGCTTGGTATGTGTGCCTCTGGCTGGCTGGGGAGCTTTGAAGATCTTTCACCATGCATGTTATAAAGAGCTTAAATTCATCACTCAGGATTATGGAGCAGGCATCCAAACATTTAATGCTCAGAGTAGCAGtttgtgggttccttccagATCTGGCACTAAAACCTCACTTCCATGTCCTTGTGTCTCCCGTGGCTGTGGTAGGTGTGGCAGTGAtagcagtgctgcagagaacCCTGCACTACGACTGCATTGTCCTGGTGAAACAGTTCAGGCCCCCAATCAATGGCTACTGCTTGGAATTTCCTGCAGGTCAGTGGCTGAAACATTGGGATGAGTCACTTATGGTTCAGTGTGTTTAGATGAGCTTGGAGTGTCAATCTTTATGTATTTTACAGGTTAGACTTGAGGAtctccaaggtcttttccaatttAGTTGGTTCTGTGATCTTAATGAAGCTGTGGCTGGAAAACCATGCTGAGCTCCATGTGCTATTCCAAAATAGGAATATTTGataatcaaaaccaaaataagttTATTTTAGCAGATTGGAGAAAATTCCCTCCACTTCTCCTTTCTCTAAGTGTCAAAGCATTTGGCTTCTTTCCCTCATGAGAATATTAATGCCATTTTTGGGGAAGGCATCATGATTCTGTAGATAATTGGATAAGGATGTGGGCAGCAGGATAATGAATCCAGGGATTGGAATCCTTCCTAACACTTATCCCTCTATAAAGACAGAGTAGTGAGGATGTTTCCCCTGTTCCATAAAGCTTGATTAGATCTCAGGATGGATATTACAGTTAAGTGGGAAgcttttaattgtttttgtgTGTTATGTATCTCCCAGGCCTCATTGAGGAAAACGAGTCAGCAGAAAGTGCTGCGCTTCGAGAGCTGAAGGAGGAGACTGGGTACAAGGGGGAAGTCATTGAATGTACTCCAggtctttgcttttccttattttttcctaCTAAAGCTAATTCTGTCTTGATGGCTACTCTAAATGTCTGAAATGCTCTAAACCAAAGGGAAAATCCAAGCAGCAAAGCCTATGCAGATTAGCAGGGTAGTATCTCATGGCTGTAAAAGTGAAACTTTGGTCCTTGATGTGAATCAGTTGGTGAACTTCTGCCTGAAGTAAGTTTGATGTCTGTAGGGAGAAAATTGCTATTAATTAAGATCCTTTACACAAAACCCAATTGTTCAAGCTGTGATTTGGCATTTTAGTGTAAAGGTCTAAATTGCTGGACTTCTGTGAACTTAGTAAAAAAAAGCTGCATGATGCAGAGGTCACCCTTGTGTCGGCTGTGGGGATGTGACAGTACTTGTGGGGAGGTGACAGCACTCGGGTCCTCCAgctggaaagaagaaaggagagtAATTGGAACAAATTCAGAGATCCTTTGGAACATGACTGTTCCAATCCTATGCTTCCTACATAAGATGAAATGAAGGCAAAATGAGAATCATAAATCAAACGAGAAGGTAGGTGAGGCAACTTAGGATTTTGAGGAAATATCATTGCAGTTGAGTCTTGTCTCTCAATTATTGGGTACAACTGCATGCTGGGGATTGGGAGAGGTTGGAGAGAGGTGATGGCAAAATTAAATTCCCACAGACTGAGGAAGTGTATAAGGGATAGTTCGCAGTAAATCTTCAGTCTGTGGAATGGAAAGTAAATTTGGCTGTGAAAACAACTCTTCCCAGGGATCTGTAAAAGAGCTGAGAATTACAGAAACATTACTTCTGAGAATTTGTGAAGACAAAGTTTTTGCTACTCTTACAGCACAAATGTATGCCAAATATATATTCTCCTATTGTATCAGATACATTTCTGTGAAGGCTTTTGTTAAAATGTCAAGGTGCCTGACTCCtgctctggaaaatgaaccTCTCCATGTGCTTGttggcagctctgtgcttggACCCAGGAATGTCAAACAGCACAACACACATTGTGAGTGTCATCATAAATGGAGATGAGGCTGAGAACACGAGACCTAAGCAAAACCTTGGTGAGTTTTGTaccatttatttgaaaatgttaaGAAGATAACAAAACAATGGGTTTAAAACAATTAACCCCAGCACTTCATCTCTTCTGTCCCAGCTGATTTGGATGCTGCACATCCTTCCAATCACATCCTGCAGTCTACATGAGTGTGTCTTTGCTGAATCCACTGGGGAAACCCAGATGTGAAGTGTCAGCTGTTGCCACACTCACAATTCTAAAACATTTCAGTGCCAAATTTCAGTAAGGGCCATAAGCACTTGTGAACCTAGATACTGCTCTCAATTGTGGCTTTACTCTGGAAGTAATTGCAGTGTCACTCACAGTCAGTTAGTCATCAAATGCTTTTTAATTATAAACCTCAGTGTATTTCAACCCCTTAACCCACTACTCTTTTCACTTGCAGATGATGGAGGTACGTAATGTGACTGTGATCTCATTGACAATAAGGTCATGATTCTTCATATGGCAAGTTTTACTTGGAAAAAGTCAGTTAAAACTGGTTTTTATTTGTGCTTGGGTAATCTCCTGACCCTAATCAAATGTGCCTGAGGTTGACTTTGGCCTAGATGCAAATTCCTGAGGGGCATTATTACGTCAATTATCTTTCCCAGTATTGCACCTATAGCACCAGTATTTCAGGAAATACAAATTGCTGCCCCCCCAACAGCTGTAGGTCAAGCCCTAAAGACAAGTAATTCAGAGAGACAGGGGAGGGGTAAGCCAGCATAAATTCATCATTAACAAACCCTTTGAGATGGTTTGGTCTTGAAATGCATCTCCAACCCATTCCTGTACCAGGAGAAGCCAAACAAGTTTTCTTCAACAGTGTATTTTTCATTCTCAAAAGGGAGGTTTCTCTTTTGAGGATTCTCTTATCCTTCATAACTACCAGCTACACTTTTT
It encodes:
- the NUDT5 gene encoding ADP-sugar pyrophosphatase, producing MAAETSTEVAKTAKQSVLKEEVIVERQWLKLSETTYTDPFGKTRTWETVKRTGNKKGVTADGVAVIAVLQRTLHYDCIVLVKQFRPPINGYCLEFPAGLIEENESAESAALRELKEETGYKGEVIECTPALCLDPGMSNSTTHIVSVIINGDEAENTRPKQNLDDGEFVEVVSLPKNDLLQRIDELAAEEQLAVDARVYTYALALKHAAEKPLQVPFMKF